From [Clostridium] symbiosum, a single genomic window includes:
- the hutI gene encoding imidazolonepropionase has product MTKRYIRHASELVTCKGQAPKRGKEMSDIGLIEDGGVLIHDDKIFAVGTTEELDKMINPDEYEIIDATGKTVLPGFVDSHTHFVFGGYRADEFTWRLKGDSYMSIMERGGGINATINPTKSATQEELVEVGRERLNRMLEFGVTTVEGKSGYGMDCETELKQLRAMKELDKIHPVDIVTTFLGPHSVLPEYKGKEREFIDMMIKEVMPKVKAENLAEFADIFCEKGVFNIEDSEYYLNTAKEMGFKLKIHADEMFSLGGAELASRTGCFSADHLLKASDEGIKQMAASGVISTLLPATAFCLKEEYAPARKMIDSGCAVAIASDLNPGSCFTNNIPLLVALGCIYMNMSIEEVITALTINGAAAVDRADQIGSIEEGKKADIIFLKYPSINYMPYHTTINLVETVIKNGETVYHKEW; this is encoded by the coding sequence ATGACGAAAAGATATATCCGACACGCTTCCGAGCTCGTAACCTGCAAGGGCCAGGCTCCTAAACGCGGCAAAGAGATGTCCGACATCGGCCTCATCGAGGACGGCGGCGTCCTGATCCACGATGATAAAATCTTCGCGGTTGGCACAACAGAAGAACTGGATAAAATGATTAATCCGGATGAATACGAAATAATCGATGCAACGGGAAAAACCGTACTTCCCGGCTTCGTTGACTCACATACCCACTTTGTGTTCGGCGGTTACCGCGCCGATGAATTTACCTGGCGTTTGAAGGGCGACAGCTACATGTCCATCATGGAGCGCGGCGGCGGCATCAATGCCACCATCAACCCTACCAAGAGCGCAACACAGGAAGAACTCGTTGAGGTTGGCCGCGAGCGCCTGAACCGCATGCTGGAATTCGGCGTTACCACCGTAGAAGGCAAAAGCGGCTACGGAATGGACTGCGAAACAGAGTTAAAACAGCTCCGCGCCATGAAAGAACTGGACAAAATCCATCCGGTTGACATTGTCACCACCTTCCTTGGGCCGCACAGCGTGCTTCCCGAGTACAAGGGCAAAGAGCGTGAATTCATCGACATGATGATCAAAGAAGTAATGCCGAAGGTAAAAGCAGAAAATCTGGCCGAGTTTGCCGATATCTTCTGTGAGAAGGGCGTTTTCAATATTGAAGATTCCGAGTACTACCTGAATACGGCAAAAGAGATGGGCTTTAAGCTGAAAATCCATGCCGATGAGATGTTCTCCCTCGGCGGAGCCGAACTGGCATCCAGAACCGGCTGTTTCTCGGCAGACCACCTTTTAAAAGCATCCGACGAAGGAATCAAACAGATGGCTGCATCCGGCGTCATCAGCACACTTCTTCCCGCTACGGCATTCTGTCTCAAGGAAGAGTACGCTCCTGCCAGAAAGATGATTGACAGCGGCTGTGCGGTAGCCATCGCTTCCGATTTAAACCCGGGAAGCTGCTTTACCAACAATATTCCTCTGCTTGTCGCTTTAGGCTGCATTTACATGAATATGTCCATTGAGGAAGTAATCACCGCTCTGACCATCAACGGCGCCGCCGCTGTCGACAGGGCCGATCAGATTGGAAGTATCGAGGAGGGTAAAAAGGCGGATATCATCTTCCTGAAATATCCTTCCATCAACTATATGCCATATCACACCACCATCAACCTGGTGGAAACTGTCATCAAGAATGGCGAAACCGTATACCACAAAGAGTGGTAA
- a CDS encoding heavy metal translocating P-type ATPase translates to MNKKQKTMLGRIIAAFIFYILAIVGEHSGALERFPGMWPKLFIFLVPYLIIGWDIIYKAARGIVNGQVFDENFLMTIATFGAFGVREYSEAVAVMLFYQVGELFQNYAVNRSRQSISAMMDICPEYANVEEDGQLKQVDPDDVAVGDIIVIKAGERIPLDGVVISGESMIDTSALTGESVPRAAREGTEVISGCVNGGGLLKVEVTKEFEDSTVARILELVENASSKKAKVENFITRFARYYTPVVVIAAVLLAVIPPLVLGQGFGSWIERACIFLVISCPCALVISVPLSFFGGIGAASKKGVLVKGSNFLEALAEMDTIVFDKTGTLTKGEFKVTKLHPVGISDEELLELAALAENYSNHPIAGSLKEAYAKEIDVNRLGETEEISGHGVKTVIDGRPVLAGNGKLMEQAGIDYETCADAGTVIYVARDGKFAGSVLISDTIKKETFEAIRSLKSVGVRRTIMLTGDRKEVGEAVAREIGLDGVYTELLPADKVEKVETLLKSMSEGRKLAFVGDGINDAPVLTRADIGIAMGSMGSDAAIEAADVVLMDDNPAKIASVVKIARKTLKIVKQNIVFALAVKALVLILGAAGMANMWEAVFADVGVSVIAILNAMRALKTED, encoded by the coding sequence ATGAATAAAAAACAGAAAACAATGCTCGGCAGAATCATCGCGGCATTTATCTTTTACATTCTTGCCATAGTCGGTGAACATTCCGGCGCACTGGAACGTTTTCCGGGAATGTGGCCAAAACTCTTTATTTTCCTGGTGCCTTATCTGATTATCGGATGGGATATCATATACAAGGCGGCAAGAGGAATTGTCAATGGCCAGGTATTTGATGAAAACTTTCTGATGACAATCGCCACATTTGGCGCGTTTGGAGTCAGGGAGTATTCAGAGGCCGTCGCCGTTATGTTGTTCTACCAGGTGGGAGAACTGTTTCAGAATTATGCGGTCAACCGTTCCCGACAGTCAATCAGCGCTATGATGGATATCTGTCCCGAGTATGCCAATGTTGAGGAGGACGGTCAGCTTAAGCAGGTTGATCCCGATGATGTGGCGGTCGGCGATATCATTGTAATCAAGGCGGGGGAGAGAATCCCCCTGGACGGCGTGGTAATAAGCGGAGAGTCCATGATCGACACTTCCGCCCTGACCGGAGAATCGGTTCCCAGGGCGGCTCGGGAAGGCACGGAAGTGATCAGCGGCTGTGTCAATGGAGGCGGACTGTTGAAGGTGGAGGTGACGAAAGAGTTTGAGGACTCCACGGTTGCCCGGATCCTGGAACTGGTGGAGAACGCCAGCAGCAAAAAGGCGAAGGTGGAAAATTTTATCACGCGTTTTGCAAGATATTATACGCCGGTGGTTGTCATTGCGGCAGTTCTTCTGGCCGTCATACCTCCGTTAGTACTGGGCCAGGGATTTGGCAGCTGGATCGAGAGAGCCTGCATTTTCCTTGTTATTTCCTGCCCCTGCGCCCTTGTGATTTCCGTTCCGTTAAGCTTTTTCGGCGGTATCGGCGCGGCGTCTAAAAAGGGTGTCCTGGTAAAAGGAAGCAATTTCCTGGAAGCGCTGGCTGAGATGGATACGATTGTATTCGACAAGACGGGAACGTTGACAAAAGGCGAATTCAAGGTGACGAAGCTGCATCCGGTTGGAATAAGTGATGAAGAGCTTCTGGAGCTTGCCGCTCTGGCGGAGAATTACTCCAACCATCCGATCGCGGGATCCCTCAAAGAGGCATATGCAAAGGAAATCGATGTAAACCGTCTGGGGGAGACCGAGGAAATTTCTGGTCACGGCGTCAAGACGGTGATTGACGGCAGACCTGTACTGGCCGGCAACGGAAAACTGATGGAACAGGCCGGAATCGACTATGAAACATGTGCGGATGCAGGCACGGTTATCTACGTGGCAAGAGACGGTAAGTTTGCCGGAAGTGTGCTGATATCCGATACAATCAAGAAAGAGACCTTTGAGGCAATACGCTCCCTGAAATCGGTAGGCGTCCGCAGGACCATTATGCTGACCGGCGACAGGAAAGAAGTGGGAGAGGCCGTGGCCAGGGAAATCGGGCTTGATGGCGTCTATACGGAGCTGCTTCCGGCCGATAAAGTGGAGAAGGTGGAAACACTTTTAAAATCCATGAGTGAAGGACGGAAACTGGCATTTGTAGGCGACGGAATCAACGATGCCCCGGTGCTGACGAGAGCGGATATTGGAATTGCAATGGGCAGCATGGGTTCAGATGCGGCGATTGAGGCTGCGGATGTCGTTCTGATGGACGATAACCCGGCAAAGATTGCATCCGTTGTAAAAATTGCCAGAAAGACACTGAAAATAGTAAAGCAGAATATCGTATTTGCCCTCGCTGTCAAGGCGCTGGTCCTGATACTGGGAGCGGCGGGAATGGCCAACATGTGGGAAGCGGTATTTGCCGATGTGGGCGTTTCCGTCATTGCCATCTTAAATGCAATGAGGGCGCTGAAGACCGAAGATTAA
- a CDS encoding cation transporter, with the protein MKKKFKLTDLDCANCAAKMEDAIRKIEGVADANVSFMTQKMTIDAEESRFDEIMKEVVAVCKKVEPDCIINM; encoded by the coding sequence ATGAAAAAGAAATTCAAGTTAACCGATCTGGACTGTGCAAACTGTGCGGCAAAGATGGAGGATGCCATCAGAAAAATCGAGGGTGTGGCGGATGCCAATGTCAGCTTTATGACACAGAAGATGACCATAGACGCCGAAGAGAGCCGTTTCGATGAAATTATGAAAGAAGTAGTTGCGGTCTGCAAAAAAGTGGAGCCGGACTGCATTATTAATATGTAA
- a CDS encoding metalloregulator ArsR/SmtB family transcription factor produces the protein MAVHDVECCDFYQIHEDVVKAVKEKMPDDDDLYDLAEIFKVFGDSTRIRILYVLFEAEMCVCDIAQLLNMTQSAISHQLRILKQSKLVKNRREGKAVFYSLADSHVRSIINQGYEHIKE, from the coding sequence TTGGCGGTACATGACGTAGAGTGCTGTGATTTCTACCAGATTCACGAGGATGTGGTGAAAGCAGTGAAAGAGAAAATGCCGGATGACGATGATTTGTATGATCTGGCGGAGATATTTAAAGTATTTGGGGATTCAACCAGAATCAGAATACTGTATGTGCTGTTTGAGGCGGAGATGTGTGTATGCGATATTGCCCAGCTCCTGAATATGACCCAGTCGGCCATTTCCCATCAATTGCGGATTCTGAAGCAGTCTAAACTGGTGAAGAACAGAAGAGAAGGCAAAGCCGTATTTTATTCCCTGGCGGACAGCCACGTGAGAAGCATTATCAACCAGGGTTATGAGCATATAAAAGAATGA
- the gltS gene encoding sodium/glutamate symporter — MIEISLNMYHAVALAAALFWLGNLLCRKVSVFNKYCIPAPLVGGVCFSLFNTIMYATGVAYITFDSTLQTVFMNMFFTTVGFSVSIPLLKKGGKAVLLMLILGTVMTVIQNVVGTGLVGALGADPRLGLCVGSIAMIGGPGTAASYGELMDGMGITGASVAGLASATFGLVAGSIMGGPTARRCIKKYHLECPSSTDASVSEVEDDTVSSTSPRFVRAFMLLMFALGIGNFVGAQLTAVTGLTFPGYIGAMIVAAVTRNIVDAIYHEFPMEEVDVIGNMSLNLFLAMALAGLQLWLLIDLALPMIVTLAVQVVVMFIFSYFVVFKVMGRDYDAAVMTAGFIGFAMGATSNAMANMQAVTKKYGASPLAFFTIPMVGSLFIDFINALLITGMLNILS; from the coding sequence ATGATCGAAATCAGTTTAAACATGTATCATGCCGTGGCGCTCGCGGCCGCATTATTCTGGCTCGGAAATCTGCTGTGCCGGAAAGTATCTGTTTTCAACAAGTATTGTATTCCTGCTCCGCTGGTGGGCGGCGTCTGTTTCTCATTGTTTAACACGATCATGTATGCAACCGGTGTAGCCTATATTACCTTTGATTCCACCCTGCAAACCGTATTTATGAATATGTTTTTCACCACGGTTGGTTTCTCGGTAAGCATCCCGCTTCTTAAAAAGGGTGGTAAAGCTGTTTTACTGATGCTCATCCTTGGAACAGTCATGACGGTGATTCAAAATGTGGTCGGAACAGGACTCGTCGGAGCGCTGGGCGCAGATCCACGTCTCGGCCTGTGCGTGGGTTCGATTGCAATGATCGGCGGTCCCGGCACAGCCGCATCGTACGGAGAACTGATGGATGGCATGGGCATTACCGGCGCATCTGTCGCCGGCCTTGCTTCCGCCACCTTCGGCCTGGTAGCCGGTTCCATTATGGGCGGCCCGACGGCACGCAGATGTATTAAAAAATACCACCTGGAATGCCCCAGCAGCACCGACGCATCCGTCTCCGAAGTGGAGGACGATACGGTATCATCCACCAGTCCCAGGTTTGTACGCGCGTTCATGCTGCTGATGTTTGCCCTTGGTATCGGAAACTTTGTGGGAGCACAGCTTACGGCTGTCACCGGTCTCACATTCCCGGGATACATCGGAGCTATGATTGTAGCAGCAGTCACAAGGAACATTGTGGATGCCATCTACCACGAATTCCCAATGGAAGAAGTTGATGTGATCGGCAACATGTCCCTGAACCTGTTCCTCGCGATGGCACTGGCCGGACTGCAGTTATGGCTGCTCATCGACCTCGCCCTTCCAATGATAGTGACCCTGGCGGTCCAGGTGGTCGTTATGTTCATATTCTCATACTTTGTTGTATTCAAGGTTATGGGCCGGGATTACGATGCCGCAGTCATGACGGCCGGATTTATCGGTTTTGCAATGGGAGCAACCTCCAACGCAATGGCCAACATGCAGGCTGTAACCAAAAAGTACGGCGCGTCTCCACTTGCCTTTTTCACTATACCGATGGTGGGCAGTCTGTTTATTGACTTTATCAATGCGCTGCTTATTACCGGAATGCTGAATATTCTTTCATAA
- a CDS encoding ABC-2 transporter permease, protein MKGLLYKEICMFRPQLKSWAMVLVIFAVYGVIFRNVSMILMMTSMLGLMACFNSFSYDKQFHCNEYLAAMPVSRKEMVWSKYIFMLGLDLILSIISLIFTAGYAFIAKEPVIEILAGVGAVLVVTVFMQAILMPMVYIMGIEKARYVNIVIWMLPWVLVMLFKDRLPKIEEWQIIMVLKIMPFIAAVFMVASVCISVSSFRKKDL, encoded by the coding sequence GTGAAAGGTTTATTATATAAGGAAATCTGCATGTTCAGGCCTCAGCTTAAGAGCTGGGCGATGGTGCTGGTGATATTTGCGGTATATGGCGTAATATTTCGCAATGTTTCCATGATTCTGATGATGACTTCGATGCTTGGACTTATGGCATGCTTCAATTCATTCAGCTACGATAAACAATTCCACTGCAATGAATATCTGGCGGCCATGCCGGTGAGCAGGAAAGAGATGGTGTGGTCCAAATACATTTTTATGCTCGGGCTGGACCTGATTCTATCCATCATATCACTGATTTTTACGGCCGGATATGCCTTCATTGCAAAGGAGCCTGTTATTGAAATATTAGCAGGGGTTGGCGCCGTACTGGTCGTGACGGTTTTCATGCAGGCAATCCTGATGCCGATGGTTTATATCATGGGCATCGAGAAGGCCCGCTATGTGAATATCGTAATCTGGATGCTTCCATGGGTTCTGGTGATGCTGTTTAAAGACAGGTTACCGAAAATTGAGGAATGGCAGATTATCATGGTACTCAAAATTATGCCGTTCATAGCCGCTGTGTTTATGGTAGCCTCGGTCTGTATTTCCGTATCGTCGTTTCGGAAAAAAGATCTGTAA
- a CDS encoding ABC transporter ATP-binding protein codes for MNMDEKTNNILEIEGLTKHYSDFTLRDINLELPYGCIMGLMGENGAGKSTTIKAVLNLIHRDGGTIRLFGEELHEGNSRLREDLGIVMEGLSLPDVFKAAEIDRMMRGIYKNWDSGCFFRYLEQFDINKKKKIKEYSKGMKMKLALTIALSHGAKLLILDEPTSGLDPVVREEVLDILREFVMDEEHSVLISSHIISDIEKTADYAAFIHAGRLMLCEEKDRLLEKYRILKGSRSSIMEMEDEGYVTVSGIRENSFGAEALVKVNRIFRVKDGMAMESASLEEIMLFLVKSEK; via the coding sequence ATGAATATGGATGAAAAGACTAATAACATTCTGGAAATAGAGGGCCTGACGAAACACTACAGTGACTTTACCCTCCGCGATATTAATCTGGAACTGCCATACGGTTGTATCATGGGCCTGATGGGAGAGAACGGAGCGGGCAAGAGCACGACGATTAAGGCGGTATTGAATCTAATCCACAGGGATGGTGGAACGATACGCCTCTTTGGAGAAGAACTGCATGAAGGAAATTCAAGGCTCAGAGAGGATTTAGGGATTGTTATGGAGGGGCTCAGCCTGCCCGACGTATTTAAAGCGGCAGAGATTGACCGGATGATGAGAGGAATTTACAAAAATTGGGACAGCGGATGCTTTTTCCGTTATCTGGAGCAGTTCGACATAAATAAAAAGAAGAAGATTAAAGAATATTCCAAGGGAATGAAGATGAAGCTGGCTCTGACAATTGCTCTTTCCCACGGTGCGAAACTGCTGATTCTCGACGAACCGACCAGCGGCCTGGATCCGGTCGTGAGGGAAGAAGTACTCGATATTCTGAGGGAATTTGTCATGGATGAGGAGCATTCCGTCCTGATTTCTTCCCATATCATCAGTGATATTGAGAAGACGGCGGACTATGCCGCATTTATCCACGCCGGGCGGCTCATGCTCTGCGAGGAGAAAGACCGTCTGCTGGAGAAATACAGGATTTTAAAGGGCAGCCGCAGCAGTATCATGGAGATGGAGGACGAAGGATATGTTACCGTTTCCGGAATCCGTGAAAACAGTTTTGGCGCGGAAGCGCTTGTAAAGGTAAACAGAATATTCCGGGTAAAAGACGGGATGGCAATGGAGTCCGCTTCTCTGGAAGAGATTATGCTTTTCCTGGTGAAGTCCGAAAAGTAG
- a CDS encoding GntR family transcriptional regulator encodes MNIIISNSSDRPIYEQIVSQIKNAIISGELEAGAPLPSLRYLARELRVSLISTKRAYEELEKEGFIESVQGKGSFVTGKNKELMKEEQFKKIEECLQNAVDMARVAHIPYEELKDVLAALYEDWDRT; translated from the coding sequence ATGAATATAATCATCAGTAATTCGAGTGACAGGCCGATTTACGAGCAGATTGTAAGCCAGATTAAGAATGCGATCATCTCAGGAGAACTGGAAGCCGGGGCCCCGCTTCCGTCGCTCCGGTATCTGGCCAGGGAATTGAGGGTCAGCCTCATTTCCACAAAACGCGCATATGAGGAACTGGAGAAAGAAGGATTCATTGAATCGGTCCAGGGAAAAGGAAGCTTTGTCACAGGAAAGAACAAGGAATTAATGAAAGAAGAGCAGTTTAAAAAGATTGAAGAATGTCTTCAGAATGCCGTGGACATGGCGAGAGTTGCCCACATTCCATATGAGGAGCTGAAGGATGTGCTGGCCGCCCTTTATGAAGACTGGGACAGAACCTGA
- a CDS encoding TRAP transporter large permease subunit, with protein sequence MIGPGLAAMLVFILLILIWSVFIKRNIGEIAFIGMIVVSLFGGSRAGELLIGGIKYALSYEVLFASLAFVFMSFLLQNTGVLQGMLKIFNRLFRKMKGGPAYVNTAISAFLGMLSGGNTPNAATSGAFTAQWLLSTGWKREQAATLIAANGGLGAGFPPSSSLFIVLAFPTVAGAVSEGQLYIALFLTGIYQVIWRVVYIHFVIKKNGIVLPDVVTNESWGSVLRTAGKNLFLFLGAIIPVMLNMGPLSDLIAGRSEIWKAAVDSINILVWIPILMIAIILALGFKDIRGKFHSGEQFVEELIPHFSSTGGLLIFVFAASNIISKLGLSEDIVQILNSMSLSKVATVIIILILVAVVAGPLSSTATLTSIGVISHAILVSVGINPLAAATAILVVASTEGASPPASGALFVACGLTECDPPKIFMPLIKWFVLPITGIAVLVCLGILPLPY encoded by the coding sequence ATGATAGGACCAGGATTAGCAGCGATGCTTGTATTTATTCTACTTATATTAATCTGGAGCGTATTTATAAAACGGAACATAGGAGAGATAGCCTTTATCGGAATGATCGTGGTTTCTCTGTTTGGAGGGAGCAGGGCGGGGGAACTGCTGATTGGAGGCATCAAATATGCATTAAGCTATGAGGTGCTGTTTGCCTCTCTGGCTTTTGTATTTATGTCGTTCCTTCTTCAGAATACGGGCGTACTTCAGGGGATGCTGAAGATTTTTAACCGCCTGTTCAGAAAAATGAAGGGAGGGCCGGCCTACGTCAATACGGCAATATCCGCTTTTCTGGGCATGCTTTCGGGAGGAAACACCCCGAACGCCGCCACTTCGGGAGCTTTTACGGCCCAGTGGCTCTTATCGACGGGATGGAAACGGGAGCAGGCGGCAACTCTGATAGCCGCCAATGGAGGACTGGGAGCGGGATTTCCGCCCAGCTCGTCCCTGTTTATCGTACTGGCATTTCCCACGGTGGCCGGGGCTGTGTCGGAGGGCCAGCTCTATATTGCTTTATTTTTGACGGGCATTTATCAGGTTATCTGGAGGGTGGTTTATATCCATTTCGTGATTAAAAAGAACGGAATTGTACTTCCCGATGTTGTTACCAATGAGTCATGGGGCTCCGTGCTCAGGACAGCCGGAAAAAACCTGTTTTTATTCCTGGGAGCCATTATTCCGGTCATGCTCAATATGGGACCGTTATCCGATCTGATTGCCGGACGTTCCGAAATCTGGAAAGCGGCTGTGGACAGCATTAATATTCTGGTCTGGATCCCGATCCTGATGATAGCAATTATCCTGGCTCTCGGTTTTAAAGACATCCGCGGAAAATTCCATTCCGGAGAGCAGTTTGTCGAAGAGCTGATACCGCATTTTTCCAGTACGGGCGGTCTCCTGATCTTTGTATTTGCAGCCAGCAATATAATCAGTAAGCTTGGACTTTCAGAGGACATCGTACAGATTTTAAATTCCATGAGCCTTTCAAAGGTTGCGACTGTTATTATTATTTTGATTCTGGTTGCGGTTGTTGCAGGACCGCTCTCCTCAACGGCTACGCTTACGTCAATCGGTGTCATTTCCCATGCGATTCTCGTATCGGTGGGAATTAATCCTCTGGCCGCGGCCACGGCAATTCTTGTAGTGGCTTCCACGGAAGGTGCCTCACCGCCGGCTTCCGGAGCGCTGTTTGTTGCCTGCGGCCTGACGGAATGCGATCCGCCGAAAATATTTATGCCGCTTATCAAATGGTTTGTTCTGCCGATTACGGGTATCGCGGTTCTCGTATGTCTCGGCATTCTGCCATTGCCGTATTAA
- a CDS encoding RraA family protein, which yields MSVGNRVFLKRNLPDVKIVEEFKNLPAANVADTMGRSCALSSEIRLIGSPKQPIMAGAALTVKARPGDNLMLHKALDMAGEGDVIVVSNDGDRTHSLMGEIMAVYAQHTRKIAGLVLDGPIRDREELSQMDLFLYATGSTPGGPYKEGPGEVNVPVSIGNIAVMPGDIILGDRDGVIVIPRKDAPEILEAAKKYAALDAGKVEAAKNGTSKRQWVEETLVKKQVEIIDDIYRAD from the coding sequence ATGAGTGTAGGAAACAGAGTATTTTTAAAAAGGAATCTTCCTGATGTAAAGATAGTGGAGGAATTTAAAAATCTTCCGGCGGCCAATGTGGCGGATACAATGGGACGTTCCTGTGCCCTGAGTTCGGAAATCAGGCTGATTGGTTCGCCAAAACAGCCGATCATGGCCGGGGCCGCCCTGACGGTAAAGGCCAGGCCGGGAGACAACCTGATGCTCCACAAGGCGCTTGATATGGCCGGCGAGGGCGATGTAATCGTAGTGTCTAATGACGGAGACAGAACCCATTCCCTGATGGGGGAAATCATGGCGGTATATGCGCAGCATACAAGAAAGATTGCCGGCCTTGTGCTGGACGGTCCGATTCGTGACAGGGAGGAACTGTCGCAAATGGATCTGTTCCTTTATGCCACGGGTTCAACGCCTGGAGGGCCGTATAAGGAAGGACCGGGAGAGGTGAATGTGCCTGTTTCGATTGGAAATATTGCGGTGATGCCCGGGGACATTATTCTGGGAGATCGGGATGGAGTCATTGTAATCCCGAGAAAAGACGCGCCGGAAATCCTGGAGGCCGCAAAAAAATATGCAGCCCTTGACGCCGGTAAGGTAGAAGCTGCGAAAAACGGAACCTCCAAACGTCAATGGGTGGAGGAGACACTTGTGAAAAAACAGGTGGAAATCATAGACGATATTTACAGGGCAGATTAA
- a CDS encoding hydroxyacid dehydrogenase yields MSYKILLPQPILESGREYLLGRGYELVDGSGFEEDDMIRDIKGCDAMIVRTAKITKRVIEAADRLKVIARHGAGFDGVDLDAAAEKKIMVLYAPRSNSESVAELAIFYMLYCSRNFKLVQKLYKDDYRFAKFNVEKHELNGKVLGLVGVGNIGGLVARKAALGFDMKVLAYDPYAACLPDYITPAACREEIFAKSDYVSLHVPATPDTVNSVGEKELAMMKNTAFLINTSRGTIVDEEALIRALQEKQIAGAALDVLRQEPIDPANPLLNMDNVLTAPHIGAATREASSRSSLTCAVGIDDFLSGRRPEFPVPPMKKMLDEMGLS; encoded by the coding sequence ATGAGCTATAAGATATTGCTTCCGCAGCCGATTTTGGAATCCGGCAGGGAATACCTGCTGGGACGGGGGTATGAACTGGTGGACGGCAGCGGCTTTGAGGAGGATGACATGATCCGTGATATAAAGGGCTGTGACGCAATGATCGTCAGGACGGCTAAAATCACAAAACGGGTGATTGAAGCGGCGGACCGGCTGAAAGTGATTGCAAGACATGGAGCAGGGTTTGACGGAGTGGACTTAGATGCGGCCGCAGAAAAAAAGATTATGGTTTTATATGCCCCCCGTTCTAACAGTGAATCGGTGGCAGAACTGGCAATTTTCTATATGCTTTACTGCTCCAGAAACTTTAAACTCGTTCAGAAACTGTATAAGGACGATTACCGTTTTGCTAAGTTTAATGTGGAAAAGCATGAGCTGAACGGAAAAGTCCTCGGACTGGTGGGCGTCGGAAATATAGGCGGCCTGGTGGCCAGAAAGGCGGCGCTGGGATTTGATATGAAGGTTTTGGCCTATGATCCCTATGCGGCCTGTCTGCCTGATTACATAACGCCAGCGGCCTGCCGGGAGGAGATATTTGCAAAGTCGGACTATGTTTCCCTCCATGTGCCGGCAACTCCGGATACGGTGAACAGTGTCGGGGAAAAAGAGCTGGCCATGATGAAAAACACCGCTTTTCTCATTAATACGTCCCGGGGAACCATCGTGGACGAGGAAGCCCTCATCCGGGCGCTGCAGGAGAAACAGATTGCCGGAGCCGCCCTGGATGTGCTGCGCCAGGAGCCGATTGATCCGGCAAATCCGCTTCTTAATATGGACAATGTGCTGACGGCGCCTCACATAGGGGCTGCAACCAGGGAAGCGTCTTCGCGTTCCTCCCTGACCTGCGCCGTGGGTATAGATGACTTCCTTTCCGGCAGACGCCCCGAGTTTCCGGTGCCTCCGATGAAGAAAATGCTGGATGAGATGGGATTGTCATGA